The Candidatus Omnitrophota bacterium genome has a segment encoding these proteins:
- a CDS encoding glycine--tRNA ligase subunit alpha yields MKTLQDIIKTLSDYWGDKGCVVAQPYDVEKGAGTFNPMTFLKLFDKGPWRTAYVEPARRPQDGRYGDNPFRLYKHLQFQVILKPAPADSRLLYLKSLSRIGIDVKKHDIRFLEDNWESPSLGAWGRGWEVRCDGLEITQFTYFQQAGGIELEDVPVELTYGLERIAMFLQKKKSVYDIDWSETVKYGTLRKEEERQFSVYYFEKASVEGLRKVCDFYLGELEMLLENKLPLPAYDCLLNFSHIFNVIDARGGIDHTTRADMIKQMRGYANRIALMYKEMREQS; encoded by the coding sequence GTGAAAACGCTGCAGGATATTATAAAAACTTTATCTGATTACTGGGGGGATAAGGGCTGCGTCGTGGCCCAGCCATACGATGTTGAGAAGGGCGCCGGCACATTCAATCCCATGACCTTTCTGAAGCTCTTTGATAAGGGGCCGTGGAGAACGGCCTATGTCGAGCCCGCCCGACGGCCGCAGGACGGAAGATATGGGGACAATCCCTTCAGGTTATACAAACATTTGCAGTTTCAGGTGATACTGAAACCCGCTCCCGCCGATTCGAGGCTTCTTTATCTCAAGAGCCTGTCCAGGATAGGCATAGATGTTAAAAAACATGATATCCGTTTTCTTGAAGATAACTGGGAGTCGCCGTCTCTGGGCGCATGGGGCAGGGGCTGGGAAGTCCGCTGTGACGGCCTTGAGATAACGCAGTTCACATATTTCCAGCAGGCCGGAGGCATAGAGCTTGAGGATGTGCCGGTTGAGCTGACATACGGCCTTGAGAGGATAGCGATGTTCCTTCAGAAGAAAAAAAGCGTTTATGATATTGATTGGTCGGAAACGGTAAAATACGGGACGCTAAGGAAGGAAGAGGAGAGGCAGTTCAGTGTTTATTATTTTGAGAAGGCCTCGGTTGAGGGCTTAAGAAAAGTCTGCGATTTTTATCTCGGGGAGCTGGAGATGCTGCTTGAAAACAAATTGCCTTTGCCGGCGTACGACTGCCTGCTCAACTTCTCGCACATATTCAATGTCATCGACGCCCGCGGCGGCATAGATCACACAACGAGGGCGGACATGATAAAACAAATGAGGGGATACGCGAACAGGATCGCGCTGATGTATAAAGAAATGAGGGAGCAGTCATGA
- a CDS encoding ATP--guanido phosphotransferase: MIFSDLASKSIRWQSSEPGSHFVSTRVRFARNLKDHYFPNRAGASEQLKVRKEVFKGVSGIPGWKDAARLELEELDIVDRKFLIERHLASYDLVFTDRVAGLVMGDDAAIMVNEEDHLRIQVLSPGLSLEKTFEEASAIEKKIRAAFDFARNDDFGFLTACPTNAGTGLRISFLAHLPALVLSGYIGEVIDSLARVGVASRGVYGEATKPLGGFFQISNQVTLGVSEKDIIEKLTAISKQIEDASDKAKDELISKRKTELEDRIYRSYGIIQYARRISYEELISRISDIRLGLSMGLALPIGGDRLNDMLFLSQPAHIEERNGAPINADERDEKRADFLREIMG; encoded by the coding sequence ATGATCTTTTCGGATCTCGCCTCAAAAAGCATACGCTGGCAGAGCTCGGAGCCGGGAAGTCATTTTGTGTCCACGAGAGTCCGGTTCGCCCGGAATCTGAAGGATCATTATTTCCCCAACAGGGCCGGCGCCTCCGAGCAACTCAAGGTACGCAAAGAAGTTTTTAAAGGGGTCAGCGGCATTCCCGGGTGGAAAGACGCCGCCCGGCTCGAACTGGAAGAGCTGGATATAGTCGACAGAAAATTTCTCATAGAACGGCATCTGGCCAGTTATGACCTTGTTTTTACGGATCGCGTGGCGGGGCTGGTAATGGGAGATGATGCCGCGATAATGGTGAATGAAGAAGACCATTTGAGGATACAGGTTCTCAGCCCCGGCCTTTCTCTTGAGAAGACTTTTGAGGAGGCCTCGGCCATTGAAAAGAAGATCCGCGCCGCTTTTGATTTCGCCCGTAACGATGATTTCGGTTTTTTAACCGCCTGTCCGACAAACGCGGGTACAGGTTTGAGGATATCCTTTCTGGCGCATCTGCCGGCGCTCGTGCTGAGCGGTTACATAGGGGAAGTGATAGATTCGCTGGCCAGGGTGGGTGTGGCATCCCGCGGCGTTTACGGCGAGGCGACCAAGCCGCTCGGGGGATTTTTCCAGATATCCAATCAGGTGACGCTGGGCGTTTCCGAAAAGGATATAATTGAGAAACTCACGGCGATCTCCAAACAGATAGAAGACGCGTCGGATAAGGCGAAGGATGAGCTGATCAGCAAAAGAAAAACGGAGCTGGAAGACAGGATATACAGGAGCTACGGAATTATCCAGTATGCCAGAAGGATATCTTACGAGGAACTCATAAGCAGGATATCCGACATAAGACTGGGTTTGAGCATGGGGCTGGCTCTGCCGATCGGCGGTGACAGATTGAACGATATGCTCTTCCTCTCCCAGCCCGCTCACATAGAAGAGAGGAACGGCGCGCCCATAAACGCGGATGAAAGAGATGAGAAGAGGGCTGATTTTTTAAGGGAGATAATGGGGTGA